A stretch of the Bacillus sp. FJAT-18017 genome encodes the following:
- a CDS encoding patatin-like phospholipase family protein produces MLIDGVFSGGGIKGFALIGAYEAVERRGFRFCRVAGTSAGSIVASLVAAGYTSAEMRGLLDELNLEKLLDSRKLLLPSPLTKWLLLYWKMGLYKGDALEAWIAEKLALKGLRTFGDLPPETLRIVASDLSNGRMVILPDDLPKYGLSPASFSIAKAVRMSCSIPYFFEPVKLTDASGTNILVDGGVLSNFPMWLFDRENVKKVRPVLGIKLSHDPENHPKHKIKNAIQLFEALFETMKDAHDARYIARKHARNIIFIPTSGVLATEFELTEEKKDLLIKHGRDCAEFFFRKWSY; encoded by the coding sequence ATGCTGATAGACGGTGTTTTTTCCGGTGGGGGAATAAAAGGCTTCGCTCTAATCGGTGCATATGAGGCCGTTGAAAGGCGGGGCTTCAGGTTTTGCCGGGTGGCGGGGACAAGTGCTGGGTCCATTGTTGCAAGCCTTGTCGCAGCGGGGTATACAAGCGCTGAAATGCGTGGCCTCCTTGATGAATTGAATTTGGAAAAGCTGCTTGATTCACGCAAATTGCTATTACCTTCTCCTTTAACAAAATGGCTGCTTCTTTATTGGAAAATGGGATTGTATAAAGGGGACGCACTGGAAGCCTGGATTGCTGAAAAACTCGCTTTAAAAGGATTAAGAACCTTTGGGGACCTGCCACCTGAAACATTAAGGATCGTTGCCTCTGACCTATCAAATGGGAGGATGGTTATTCTGCCGGATGACCTTCCAAAATACGGTCTCTCACCTGCTTCTTTTTCGATAGCCAAGGCTGTCAGGATGAGCTGCAGCATTCCCTACTTTTTTGAGCCTGTTAAGCTAACGGATGCCAGCGGGACTAACATCCTGGTGGACGGCGGTGTCCTGAGCAATTTCCCAATGTGGCTGTTTGATCGGGAGAATGTGAAGAAAGTAAGGCCGGTTCTGGGCATTAAGCTAAGCCACGATCCAGAAAATCATCCTAAGCACAAAATAAAAAATGCCATCCAATTGTTTGAGGCGCTTTTTGAAACAATGAAGGACGCCCATGATGCGAGATACATTGCCCGTAAGCATGCCAGGAATATTATCTTTATCCCCACATCCGGTGTTTTGGCGACAGAATTTGAATTGACAGAGGAGAAAAAGGACCTGTTGATAAAACATGGCAGGGATTGTGCTGAATTCTTTTTCCGGAAGTGGAGTTATTGA
- a CDS encoding SA1362 family protein encodes MNKRKSGFFIGALIFFAVIGLFGTFFKDPAAFIQNIAIAVLIGLVIYYIYRRITAANPAKKEQRAFLKAARKSKKRNGNKNTQQQGKNSFHGTLASLKRPKKKAQAHLTVIEGKKGKKKDRASF; translated from the coding sequence TTGAATAAAAGAAAATCCGGTTTCTTTATAGGTGCTCTTATCTTTTTCGCGGTCATCGGCTTGTTTGGGACCTTTTTTAAAGATCCTGCCGCTTTCATACAAAATATCGCGATTGCCGTCCTGATCGGTTTGGTGATTTACTATATTTACCGCCGTATCACCGCAGCCAATCCTGCCAAAAAAGAGCAACGGGCTTTCCTCAAAGCTGCCAGAAAATCAAAGAAACGAAACGGAAATAAGAACACTCAACAACAGGGAAAGAACTCTTTCCACGGAACGCTTGCATCTTTAAAAAGACCAAAGAAGAAAGCACAGGCACATTTAACAGTTATTGAAGGAAAAAAAGGAAAGAAAAAAGACCGGGCCTCCTTTTAA
- a CDS encoding DUF1385 domain-containing protein, translating into MTTKENKPIYGGQAVVEGVMFGGRHHYVTAVRRKDNSIDYLRLPRTSQPFVASLKKIPFIRGIAAIIEASANGSKHLNFSTERYDIDPNDDDTIAEQETSKLALWLGVAAIGVISFLFGKFLFTLIPVFLAEMVKPIFPGDTAQVLIEGLFKLLLLLAYIYFVSLTPLIKRVFQYHGAEHKVINCFESGKELTVENVQASSRLHYRCGSSFMLFTVVVGVFIYLFVPTDPLWVRVLNRLALIPVVLGISFEVLQFTNKLRDIPVLRYLGYPGLWLQLLTTKEPDDSQVEVAILSFNELLKMEKETEAAKLQGEIV; encoded by the coding sequence ATGACAACGAAAGAAAACAAGCCCATATATGGGGGCCAGGCAGTCGTTGAAGGTGTCATGTTTGGCGGAAGACATCACTATGTGACAGCTGTCAGACGCAAAGATAATTCGATTGATTACTTAAGACTGCCGCGCACATCCCAACCATTTGTAGCTTCCCTGAAAAAAATCCCATTCATCCGGGGCATCGCAGCCATTATTGAAGCCAGCGCGAATGGTTCCAAGCACCTTAATTTTTCAACGGAACGCTACGATATTGATCCTAATGATGACGATACTATAGCCGAGCAGGAAACCTCGAAGCTTGCTCTATGGCTTGGCGTTGCCGCGATTGGTGTTATCTCGTTTTTATTCGGGAAGTTCCTGTTCACTCTAATCCCTGTCTTCCTGGCTGAAATGGTTAAGCCAATCTTTCCGGGCGACACGGCACAGGTACTAATCGAAGGTCTTTTCAAGCTATTGCTTTTGCTCGCATATATATATTTTGTATCGCTTACTCCACTCATAAAAAGGGTATTTCAATATCATGGAGCAGAACATAAGGTAATTAACTGCTTTGAGAGCGGCAAGGAACTGACCGTCGAGAACGTCCAAGCCAGCTCCCGATTACATTATCGCTGCGGTTCCAGCTTTATGCTATTTACAGTAGTAGTCGGCGTCTTCATTTATTTATTCGTCCCGACTGATCCTCTTTGGGTACGTGTCCTGAACAGGCTGGCGCTTATCCCGGTTGTTCTAGGTATTTCTTTCGAGGTCCTTCAATTCACAAATAAGCTTAGGGACATCCCGGTCCTCCGTTACCTTGGTTATCCTGGCTTGTGGCTTCAGCTTTTAACGACGAAAGAGCCGGACGATAGCCAGGTCGAAGTTGCGATTCTTTCATTTAATGAACTCTTGAAAATGGAGAAAGAAACTGAGGCGGCAAAACTTCAGGGTGAAATTGTATAA
- a CDS encoding YqhR family membrane protein: METSKKYENKMSEFRMLIILTGFWGGLFWSFLGQVGYYFNFTKISPRVILEPWALGNWKTSWLGTLISMILIAVISIGVAFVYSVLLKKAKGLIPGAAFGLGVFLIIFLLLNPIFPGISPLRDLDKNTFVTSVCLFLLYGVFIGYSISWEFLNIQNNKEISE, encoded by the coding sequence ATGGAAACATCCAAGAAGTATGAAAACAAGATGAGTGAATTTCGTATGTTAATCATATTAACAGGTTTCTGGGGCGGGCTTTTTTGGAGCTTTTTAGGCCAGGTAGGTTACTACTTCAATTTTACGAAAATTTCTCCAAGAGTAATTCTTGAGCCATGGGCATTGGGTAATTGGAAAACAAGCTGGCTAGGCACGCTTATTTCTATGATTTTGATTGCGGTGATTTCGATAGGAGTTGCGTTCGTTTATTCGGTTTTATTGAAAAAAGCCAAAGGGCTCATTCCTGGTGCAGCATTTGGCCTTGGCGTTTTCTTGATCATATTTCTGCTGCTGAATCCTATTTTTCCTGGAATTTCGCCTTTAAGAGATTTGGATAAAAATACGTTTGTGACATCTGTATGCCTCTTCCTTCTATACGGCGTATTTATAGGGTATTCTATCTCCTGGGAATTCTTGAATATTCAAAATAACAAGGAGATATCCGAGTAG
- the aroQ gene encoding type II 3-dehydroquinate dehydratase — translation MTKKIMLLNGPNLNMLGKREPGIYGAETLGSIEDSIKKLGLDRGYEVDCRQSNHEGALIDWLQEANEERFNGIIFNPGAYTHYSYAIRDAIAGISVPVIEVHISNIHARESFRQTSVTAPVCRGQISGMGTKGYELAFYALVDSEKEREQE, via the coding sequence ATGACAAAAAAAATCATGCTGTTGAATGGCCCGAATTTGAATATGCTCGGTAAACGTGAACCTGGCATTTATGGAGCGGAGACACTTGGTTCTATTGAAGATTCAATTAAAAAGCTTGGATTGGATAGGGGTTATGAAGTCGATTGCAGACAGTCCAATCATGAAGGAGCCTTAATTGACTGGTTACAGGAAGCAAATGAAGAACGCTTCAATGGAATTATCTTCAATCCCGGTGCGTATACACATTACAGTTATGCAATCCGTGATGCAATAGCAGGAATCAGTGTACCGGTTATCGAAGTCCATATATCGAATATTCATGCGCGGGAAAGCTTCAGGCAAACTTCGGTTACGGCCCCAGTATGCAGGGGACAAATTAGCGGCATGGGCACAAAAGGGTATGAACTGGCTTTTTACGCCCTAGTGGACAGCGAAAAGGAGAGGGAGCAGGAATGA
- a CDS encoding M24 family metallopeptidase, whose product MSKVDKLRNEFSKLGIDGMLITSDFNRRYMSNFTGTSGTVLITADKALFITDFRYTEQAAKQCADFEIILRKGTMEEEVILQAKQLGIKKLGFEKNHVTYGLYKTYEAGIEGELVPVDGAVEKLRLIKTDAEIKILKEAAAIADAAFTHILEFIRPGRTELEVSNELEFFMRKAGATSSSFDTIVASGYRSALPHGVASEKVIESGDFVTLDYGAYYNGYVSDITRTIAVGAPDQKLKEIYDIVLEAQLRGLAGIKPGMTGKEADALTRNFITEKGYGEYFGHSTGHGIGLEIHESPGLSVHSDVILEPGMVVTVEPGIYIPGLGGVRIEDDTVITLDKNEKLTHSSKELIIL is encoded by the coding sequence ATGAGCAAAGTAGATAAATTAAGAAATGAATTCTCAAAACTGGGCATTGACGGCATGCTGATAACAAGTGATTTCAACCGCCGATATATGTCCAATTTTACTGGAACCTCGGGAACAGTCCTCATCACTGCGGATAAGGCGCTTTTTATTACTGACTTCAGGTATACAGAACAAGCAGCCAAGCAATGTGCAGATTTCGAAATTATCTTGCGTAAAGGTACGATGGAGGAAGAAGTTATTCTTCAAGCCAAGCAGCTGGGTATCAAAAAACTTGGTTTTGAGAAGAATCATGTTACATATGGCTTATATAAAACCTATGAGGCTGGAATAGAAGGCGAGCTTGTACCAGTAGACGGTGCAGTAGAAAAGTTGCGCTTGATTAAGACCGATGCAGAGATTAAGATATTAAAGGAAGCTGCGGCTATTGCTGATGCGGCCTTTACACATATCCTGGAATTCATCCGCCCGGGCAGAACGGAATTAGAGGTTTCGAATGAACTTGAATTCTTTATGCGCAAAGCGGGGGCAACATCATCTTCTTTTGATACGATTGTTGCTTCAGGATACCGTTCTGCATTGCCCCACGGAGTGGCAAGTGAAAAAGTAATTGAATCAGGTGATTTTGTTACACTGGATTACGGTGCGTATTATAACGGGTATGTATCCGATATAACCCGGACTATTGCAGTAGGCGCTCCCGACCAGAAGCTAAAGGAAATTTATGATATTGTTCTGGAAGCTCAGCTAAGGGGACTTGCTGGCATCAAGCCAGGAATGACCGGTAAGGAAGCAGATGCCCTCACCCGGAATTTCATTACCGAAAAAGGATACGGAGAGTATTTTGGCCATTCGACAGGTCATGGAATTGGCCTGGAAATTCATGAATCCCCAGGGTTGTCGGTTCATTCTGATGTAATACTTGAGCCAGGCATGGTTGTGACGGTTGAGCCGGGCATTTATATTCCTGGCCTTGGCGGAGTCCGGATTGAAGATGATACTGTGATTACGCTTGATAAAAATGAAAAGCTTACCCACTCATCTAAGGAACTGATTATTCTTTAA
- the efp gene encoding elongation factor P yields MISVNDFRTGLTIEVDGGIWRVMDFQHVKPGKGAAFVRSKLRNLRTGAVNEKTFRAGEKVGKAQIDNRRMQYLYASGDQHIFMDNESYEQIELPANTIEYELKFLKENMEVSIMMYQGETLGVELPNTVELEVTETEPGIKGDTASGGSKPATLETGLVVHVPFFVNQGDRLIINTTDASYVSRA; encoded by the coding sequence ATGATTTCAGTAAACGACTTCCGTACAGGACTTACAATTGAAGTTGACGGCGGAATTTGGCGCGTTATGGATTTTCAGCACGTGAAGCCAGGTAAAGGAGCTGCTTTCGTCCGCTCCAAATTGCGTAACCTTCGTACAGGAGCAGTAAATGAGAAAACTTTCCGTGCTGGTGAAAAGGTTGGCAAGGCTCAAATCGATAACCGCAGGATGCAATATTTATATGCTAGCGGTGATCAGCACATCTTCATGGATAACGAATCGTATGAGCAAATAGAACTTCCTGCAAACACAATTGAGTATGAGTTGAAATTCCTTAAGGAAAACATGGAAGTTTCAATTATGATGTATCAGGGAGAAACACTGGGTGTTGAACTTCCAAATACAGTTGAACTTGAAGTAACTGAAACTGAACCTGGCATCAAAGGTGATACTGCATCCGGAGGCTCCAAGCCTGCTACACTTGAAACTGGACTTGTTGTACACGTCCCATTCTTTGTTAACCAGGGAGACCGCCTAATCATCAATACAACTGATGCTTCTTACGTTTCCCGCGCCTAG
- a CDS encoding NUDIX hydrolase, translating into MQRWFGSSGLCINENGHLLMVLQGTPEEKKTWSIPSGGKEHNETFEECCIREIEEETGYSAEIIEKIKVKIGIYEHLNLSAEVHYFLVKVVGGERKIHDPDNLIYDIAWKTIDEIKALDLTYPEDKDFLISYITEVFQSDTLFT; encoded by the coding sequence GTGCAAAGATGGTTTGGTTCTTCAGGCTTATGTATAAATGAGAATGGCCATTTGCTAATGGTTTTACAAGGAACACCTGAAGAGAAAAAAACGTGGTCTATTCCATCAGGGGGAAAAGAGCACAATGAGACTTTTGAAGAGTGTTGTATCAGGGAGATTGAGGAAGAAACGGGATATTCTGCAGAAATTATTGAGAAAATTAAGGTCAAAATTGGGATTTACGAACATCTAAACTTATCGGCTGAAGTCCATTATTTTTTAGTGAAAGTCGTAGGGGGAGAGAGAAAAATTCATGACCCTGATAATCTTATTTATGATATTGCATGGAAAACCATAGACGAAATAAAGGCTTTAGATTTAACCTACCCTGAAGATAAAGATTTTCTTATTTCCTACATAACGGAGGTATTTCAATCAGATACCTTGTTTACCTAA
- a CDS encoding DUF6803 family protein, whose amino-acid sequence MNMTHYMELLASNQPWNLIIFMAVVVIAAETIAITELSILFTRNFNGKLRKINKITSIFAGVYFTGIFIYLMQTAWIPLTLSGGWHGWVDFTAVTFYLLGIVPLLGMALIDMGLVMKNKPDQQKMKVHVFYVGLFLIVAHVAMIFGMVDPTLGGNMHDMSNM is encoded by the coding sequence ATGAATATGACGCATTACATGGAATTGTTGGCAAGCAATCAGCCGTGGAACCTGATTATCTTTATGGCAGTGGTTGTAATAGCTGCTGAAACCATTGCAATCACCGAACTGAGTATTTTATTCACAAGGAATTTTAACGGAAAACTGAGGAAAATAAATAAGATTACCAGCATTTTTGCAGGAGTATATTTTACCGGAATTTTCATTTATTTAATGCAGACAGCCTGGATCCCATTAACCTTGTCAGGCGGCTGGCACGGCTGGGTCGACTTTACTGCGGTGACCTTCTATTTGCTGGGAATAGTACCTCTTCTGGGAATGGCCCTAATCGATATGGGGCTGGTTATGAAAAATAAACCAGACCAGCAAAAAATGAAAGTTCATGTCTTTTATGTCGGATTATTCCTTATAGTTGCACACGTTGCCATGATTTTCGGAATGGTTGACCCAACTTTGGGCGGCAACATGCATGATATGAGCAATATGTAG
- a CDS encoding response regulator yields the protein MEKIKVLIVDDHYMFLKGLESIINDDSSLEVVGEAHNGKEAVELAFEIKPDVILMDVDMPTVGGIDALKKIMKDLPELNVLMMTNDDSEESLMEAMKYGAKGYLTKHLLPNELLVFIHMAYRGEYIISSPLAKKVMEANTCGVLSASENEEVAEKKENVLTRREKEILSHVIKGMTNRQIANALFISENTVKNHIRNIMEKLQMNNRLSAANYAKKEGWLQLV from the coding sequence ATGGAGAAAATAAAAGTATTAATAGTCGACGATCATTATATGTTCCTGAAAGGACTAGAAAGTATTATCAATGATGATAGTTCTCTTGAAGTAGTCGGAGAGGCGCATAATGGCAAAGAAGCTGTGGAACTGGCTTTTGAAATAAAGCCAGATGTAATCTTGATGGATGTAGACATGCCGACAGTCGGAGGAATAGACGCACTGAAGAAAATTATGAAGGACCTTCCTGAATTGAATGTGTTAATGATGACAAACGATGATAGTGAAGAAAGCCTAATGGAGGCAATGAAGTATGGTGCCAAAGGTTATCTGACAAAACATCTCCTCCCGAACGAGTTGCTTGTTTTCATTCATATGGCCTATCGAGGAGAATATATCATCTCGAGCCCGTTGGCCAAGAAAGTAATGGAGGCAAATACTTGTGGAGTTCTTAGTGCGTCCGAAAATGAAGAGGTTGCCGAGAAGAAGGAAAATGTACTGACACGGAGAGAGAAGGAAATTCTTAGCCATGTCATTAAAGGTATGACCAACCGTCAAATCGCAAATGCACTTTTTATTTCTGAAAACACCGTTAAGAATCACATTAGAAATATCATGGAGAAACTCCAGATGAATAACCGCCTTTCAGCAGCCAATTATGCAAAGAAGGAAGGCTGGCTGCAGCTTGTTTAA
- a CDS encoding cytochrome c, with product MKKKLLIGSYILVVIIGISVFVGTNGFKGKNYESVQAGEKIYKAECALCHGDTGKGEGSKVGTALNSQVYLSYSSDEDLYNSVKYGRPAAAMPAYGERMSEEQLQNVVDFMRSWQKDEINFDVPEKIEGDPVAGEKIYNRSCLTCHGEKGAGKKSMGTVLANPEHLKYTSDRQIWIGVAYGREETRMAPSLKGLDGIRQLSKQEISDVVAFIRSLEKRE from the coding sequence ATGAAGAAAAAATTATTAATCGGCAGCTACATTCTTGTTGTCATAATTGGAATATCAGTATTTGTTGGCACAAATGGATTTAAAGGCAAGAATTATGAATCGGTCCAGGCCGGCGAAAAGATCTATAAAGCCGAATGTGCACTTTGCCATGGAGATACTGGCAAAGGTGAAGGATCAAAAGTAGGAACCGCACTTAATAGCCAGGTCTATTTAAGCTACTCTTCGGATGAGGACTTATACAACAGTGTAAAATATGGCCGTCCCGCTGCTGCAATGCCCGCATATGGAGAGAGAATGTCTGAAGAACAATTGCAGAATGTCGTTGATTTTATGAGAAGCTGGCAAAAGGATGAGATCAATTTCGATGTTCCTGAAAAAATTGAAGGAGATCCAGTTGCCGGAGAGAAAATATACAACCGTTCTTGCCTGACATGCCATGGTGAAAAGGGTGCTGGCAAGAAGAGTATGGGAACGGTTCTAGCTAATCCCGAGCACTTGAAATACACATCGGATAGACAGATTTGGATCGGAGTTGCCTACGGCCGGGAAGAAACCCGGATGGCTCCGTCCCTCAAAGGGCTAGATGGTATCCGTCAATTGAGCAAGCAGGAAATCTCGGATGTTGTCGCGTTTATCCGTTCCCTAGAAAAAAGGGAATAA
- a CDS encoding cytochrome c maturation protein CcmE has protein sequence MKKNTIVMLGGFIIAGAIIFLLMAATPGSSGVELTMKDLLANQEKHKDDFVTVEGLLIEESIKWNADKIELRFDLKDNEGNLMHVVHNGVKPDNFSEGVIVILQGAPTKKDTFQAETVKTRCPSKYEGEDIENYDPEAHKSKLNKPSSEE, from the coding sequence ATGAAAAAGAACACAATTGTCATGCTGGGTGGATTTATCATTGCAGGAGCAATTATCTTTTTGCTTATGGCTGCTACACCAGGTTCAAGTGGCGTTGAATTGACCATGAAGGATTTGCTTGCTAACCAGGAAAAGCATAAGGACGATTTCGTTACGGTTGAAGGCCTGCTAATTGAAGAATCAATCAAATGGAATGCGGACAAGATTGAACTGAGATTTGATCTTAAAGATAATGAAGGCAATTTGATGCATGTCGTCCACAATGGTGTGAAGCCTGATAACTTCTCGGAAGGTGTCATTGTCATCCTCCAAGGTGCACCGACTAAGAAAGATACGTTCCAGGCTGAAACGGTTAAGACTCGCTGCCCTTCCAAGTACGAAGGTGAAGATATTGAAAACTACGATCCGGAAGCACATAAAAGCAAGTTGAACAAGCCTTCCAGCGAAGAATAG
- a CDS encoding heme lyase CcmF/NrfE family subunit yields the protein MYLFSNATIYVGLALAIYSLLVTTYGIATKNQKLVNSGKGAALGLFISASLAMLSLFYLLATSQFQYEYVNDYTSSELPVIYKLTALWAGNAGSLLLWTFFLTLYIVMIVFSRKMKGNPMVPYIMSILMANGVFFFLVLAFVANPFNILPEVPVEGKGLNPMLQNPGMIIHPVTLYLGYVGLAVPFAFAMAALILKNMDDFWIKMTRRWTIIAWLFLSLGNIFGGQWAYVELGWGGYWAWDPVENASFMPWLTATAFLHSVMIQERKNMLKVWNISLIIISYALTLFGTFLVRSGVLTSVHAFANSNLGLYFLIFMGVAVIGAMYVLMSRYNLIKRSAGEFNSYVSKESSFLINNLLLVGSAFAVFWGTIFPLVSEAVRGTKVTVGIPFFNATQAPILLAMMFVMAVCPLLAWQRSSLKNLKKNFLIPAIIAVVAMAMMVILGISKAWAVIGYGVISLLLCTHYLEFHRGVRARRKMTHESIPVALYRLMTKNRRRYGGYIVHLGIAFIAVGIIGSQNYDHETMKTVEVGGSIEIDDYRINYDKLDQRSEGINDIVYADLTVFKNGERLGNYEVEKVFYGNWDQPSSEVALISNAVEDLYIILSAWEDDGRATFIVKVIPMMTAMWVGSFLIVIGSVFAVWNGRYQNVTPRYTGTSREVA from the coding sequence ATGTATTTATTCTCAAACGCGACAATCTATGTAGGCCTTGCATTGGCAATCTATTCATTACTGGTGACAACCTACGGGATTGCGACAAAGAATCAAAAATTAGTAAACAGCGGTAAAGGAGCGGCGCTTGGCCTGTTCATAAGCGCTTCGCTCGCAATGCTTTCGTTATTTTACCTTTTAGCAACCTCCCAATTCCAATATGAATATGTCAATGACTATACAAGCAGTGAACTACCGGTTATTTATAAACTCACTGCATTGTGGGCAGGGAACGCGGGCTCGCTGCTTCTGTGGACTTTCTTCCTCACACTTTATATTGTCATGATTGTTTTTTCGCGGAAGATGAAAGGCAATCCAATGGTTCCGTACATCATGTCCATCCTGATGGCCAATGGTGTGTTCTTCTTCCTTGTACTTGCGTTTGTTGCAAATCCATTCAATATACTGCCTGAAGTTCCGGTTGAAGGAAAAGGGCTTAACCCGATGCTTCAGAACCCTGGCATGATCATCCATCCTGTTACTCTGTACCTTGGTTATGTTGGTCTGGCTGTTCCATTCGCATTCGCAATGGCTGCCTTGATCCTGAAGAATATGGATGACTTTTGGATCAAGATGACGAGAAGATGGACGATTATCGCCTGGCTATTCTTGAGTCTTGGCAATATCTTCGGCGGCCAGTGGGCGTATGTTGAGCTCGGCTGGGGCGGTTACTGGGCATGGGATCCTGTTGAGAACGCATCCTTTATGCCTTGGCTTACAGCAACAGCATTCCTGCACTCTGTCATGATTCAGGAACGTAAGAATATGTTAAAGGTCTGGAATATTAGTTTAATCATTATCTCGTATGCTCTCACTCTATTTGGTACATTCCTGGTCCGAAGCGGTGTATTGACATCGGTTCATGCTTTTGCAAACTCCAATCTTGGATTATACTTCCTGATTTTCATGGGAGTAGCCGTAATTGGGGCAATGTATGTCCTTATGAGCCGCTACAATCTGATCAAACGGAGTGCTGGGGAATTCAATTCCTATGTCTCTAAAGAAAGCAGTTTCCTAATTAATAACCTTTTGCTTGTAGGTTCTGCCTTCGCAGTCTTCTGGGGAACTATTTTCCCACTTGTTTCTGAAGCAGTCCGCGGCACGAAGGTTACGGTCGGAATCCCATTCTTTAATGCAACGCAGGCACCAATTTTACTAGCGATGATGTTCGTTATGGCGGTTTGTCCTCTGCTTGCATGGCAAAGATCATCCCTTAAAAACCTGAAGAAGAATTTCCTTATTCCAGCCATTATCGCGGTTGTGGCAATGGCCATGATGGTTATCCTTGGAATTTCAAAGGCATGGGCTGTCATTGGATATGGTGTCATCTCGCTTCTGCTATGCACTCACTATCTAGAGTTTCATAGAGGTGTCAGGGCACGCCGGAAAATGACTCATGAAAGCATTCCTGTTGCGCTTTACCGCCTGATGACAAAGAACCGCCGCCGTTATGGAGGCTACATCGTCCATTTAGGTATCGCCTTTATTGCTGTCGGAATTATCGGCTCTCAGAACTATGACCATGAAACAATGAAAACTGTTGAAGTTGGTGGTTCTATTGAAATTGATGATTACAGGATCAATTATGACAAGCTGGACCAAAGGTCTGAGGGCATCAATGATATCGTTTACGCAGATTTGACAGTATTTAAAAATGGTGAAAGATTAGGCAATTACGAGGTGGAAAAAGTTTTCTACGGCAACTGGGATCAGCCATCCTCGGAAGTAGCACTAATTTCAAACGCAGTTGAGGATTTATATATTATCCTCAGCGCCTGGGAAGATGATGGAAGGGCAACTTTCATCGTAAAAGTAATTCCAATGATGACCGCTATGTGGGTCGGATCATTCCTGATTGTAATAGGTTCGGTGTTTGCGGTATGGAATGGCAGATATCAAAATGTTACCCCTAGATATACTGGTACATCCAGGGAGGTGGCTTAA
- a CDS encoding cytochrome c-type biogenesis protein: MLKKLYAGLLIALVLFQAAIAPAEAKDKEFDYKSPEFKAVASQFACTCGCGQDHYECDPNTCNLTVEFKADLVGMMNKGMDKDEIRKYYIGIYGEEILTAPEKEGFSLTAWVFPFVALGGAGTAVFFVIRKWVKRKGPQTLMEEEIVGTDEVEGEILSSIIDEERKKYL, translated from the coding sequence ATGCTGAAAAAGCTTTATGCGGGACTGCTGATTGCGCTGGTCCTGTTCCAGGCAGCAATAGCACCTGCCGAAGCAAAGGATAAGGAATTTGACTATAAGTCCCCGGAATTTAAGGCAGTTGCATCCCAGTTTGCCTGTACATGTGGCTGCGGGCAGGACCACTATGAATGTGATCCGAACACCTGTAACCTGACTGTGGAATTCAAGGCAGACCTCGTAGGAATGATGAACAAGGGCATGGATAAGGATGAAATCCGTAAATACTATATCGGCATTTATGGGGAAGAAATCCTGACAGCTCCTGAAAAAGAAGGTTTCAGCCTGACTGCTTGGGTCTTTCCATTTGTTGCACTAGGCGGAGCAGGGACCGCGGTATTCTTTGTCATTAGAAAATGGGTCAAGAGAAAAGGGCCTCAAACCTTAATGGAAGAAGAAATTGTCGGAACTGACGAAGTAGAGGGTGAAATCCTTTCTTCAATCATTGACGAGGAACGAAAAAAGTATCTTTAG